A window of Longispora fulva contains these coding sequences:
- a CDS encoding P-loop NTPase fold protein, translating to MTVDVTVANTTDVVDGFLITITAASGVTVTPASHQVNLYPGTEASVTFSVRPAVRSGPLQLTVVVATDFGKAVGRLSVATLADRPEPGAGFNLLSDHPVDENADAFGYAEVAARLAGILLNNRAVTPFTIGIQGGWGTGKSSLMQLLRAEVERRIAGERKRVRVAWFNAWTAEGSNALTALIRSVLHELDPNVLRRVLRRTSSASWLTAPFVVLANWLGLRRFADDLWQRFAVDATQRNEIRKELQKALREWANQDRMPAKRRSMVVFIDDLDRCSPENILQIFEAVRLYLDAPGLTFVIGYDPAVVAGVLARTKGATSGPIGRTYLEKIIQVDFPVPMPDQEQARRLAADCARQAGVNSLLDDNELALIMDRSDWNPRRFKRFLNTFVLSHQLDGSAALLQPGEQMKMLLLRMYFPDFFRLMMTEPERDVLRQLITLYRFRSAVTAGRDVDPQEVPWLFEAAEVAPRGEDEAWLTALARLEENLPEVIIELSRNSELYAMAWSLGTDDQRVDLLRRTRERLPLRTAWTREPPAPEPTWTAQAPALEPVRSGVRPALESAWTGKHLPCPHCGNSNPEDTLFCGSCGAFLDPGPESHRSAER from the coding sequence ATGACTGTGGACGTCACGGTCGCCAACACCACCGATGTCGTGGACGGATTCCTGATCACGATCACCGCGGCGTCCGGTGTCACGGTGACACCGGCCTCGCACCAGGTCAACCTGTACCCCGGGACGGAGGCCTCCGTGACGTTCTCCGTCCGCCCGGCCGTCAGGTCGGGGCCACTCCAACTGACGGTCGTCGTGGCGACGGACTTCGGCAAGGCGGTCGGCCGCCTGAGCGTCGCGACACTGGCCGACCGCCCGGAGCCGGGGGCAGGCTTCAACCTTCTCAGCGATCACCCGGTCGATGAGAATGCGGACGCTTTCGGCTATGCCGAGGTGGCGGCCCGGCTGGCCGGAATTCTGCTGAACAACCGCGCGGTCACGCCGTTCACGATCGGGATCCAAGGGGGCTGGGGCACCGGGAAGAGCAGCTTGATGCAGCTGCTCCGCGCGGAGGTGGAGCGTCGGATCGCCGGTGAGCGCAAACGGGTCCGGGTCGCGTGGTTCAACGCCTGGACCGCCGAGGGATCCAACGCGCTCACCGCACTGATCCGCTCCGTGCTCCACGAACTCGACCCGAACGTGTTGCGCAGAGTGCTCCGCCGGACCAGTTCCGCCTCCTGGCTCACCGCGCCGTTCGTCGTGCTGGCCAACTGGCTGGGCCTACGCCGGTTCGCCGACGACCTCTGGCAGAGATTCGCCGTAGACGCCACTCAGCGCAACGAGATCCGCAAGGAACTGCAGAAGGCCCTGCGGGAGTGGGCGAACCAGGATCGGATGCCGGCGAAGCGGCGCTCCATGGTGGTCTTCATCGATGACCTGGACCGGTGTTCGCCGGAGAACATTCTCCAGATTTTCGAGGCGGTCCGCCTGTACCTGGACGCACCGGGCCTGACCTTCGTGATCGGATACGACCCCGCGGTGGTCGCCGGCGTGCTTGCCCGCACTAAGGGCGCGACGTCCGGCCCGATCGGCAGGACATATCTGGAAAAGATCATCCAGGTCGACTTTCCGGTACCCATGCCCGACCAGGAACAGGCTCGGAGGCTGGCCGCCGACTGCGCCCGGCAGGCCGGGGTCAACAGCCTGCTCGACGACAACGAGCTGGCACTGATCATGGACCGCAGCGACTGGAATCCCCGCCGGTTCAAGCGATTCCTGAACACCTTCGTGCTCTCCCATCAACTCGACGGCAGCGCCGCGCTGCTCCAACCAGGCGAGCAGATGAAGATGCTGCTCCTGCGGATGTATTTCCCGGACTTCTTCCGGCTGATGATGACCGAACCCGAGCGTGACGTGCTCCGGCAGTTGATCACCTTGTACCGGTTCCGCAGCGCGGTGACCGCCGGCCGGGACGTCGACCCCCAGGAGGTGCCCTGGCTGTTCGAGGCCGCCGAGGTGGCACCCCGGGGCGAGGACGAGGCCTGGTTGACAGCGCTGGCCCGGCTGGAGGAGAACCTCCCCGAGGTCATCATCGAGCTGTCCCGCAACTCGGAGCTGTACGCGATGGCGTGGAGTCTGGGAACAGACGATCAGCGCGTCGACCTGCTCCGCCGGACCAGGGAACGACTGCCACTGCGCACGGCGTGGACCAGGGAGCCGCCGGCACCCGAGCCGACCTGGACGGCGCAGGCACCGGCGCTCGAACCGGTCCGGAGCGGTGTTCGGCCAGCGCTCGAGTCGGCCTGGACCGGAAAGCACCTGCCCTGTCCGCATTGCGGCAACAGCAACCCCGAGGACACCCTCTTCTGCGGAAGCTGCGGAGCATTTCTGGATCCGGGGCCCGAGAGCCACCGTTCGGCGGAGCGCTAG
- a CDS encoding M48 family metalloprotease, whose translation MRFVVYLPLLATGFAAVGGPWLAARLPARAGLWTVTGGVVAAAAGSTWSLLLLVATLVDELPGWERESDPEPVPDAVAVGCAAVLAVLCLRAATAVHRRRRLYREVRAACPAGPGELVVLADDEPRAFALPGGSGRIVVSAGMLRALTPPQRRVLLAHERAHLHGRHHLLLGAADLSVALNPLLLAARHAVAFCCERAADESAAAEVGDRALTARALAVAALAGAGRPHDLGFGDHAVLRRVTALRSAPPPGRPVLVLAAAAVCLAVAGVEFDATVDFARLLATLLSG comes from the coding sequence ATGAGGTTCGTCGTCTACCTGCCGCTGCTGGCGACCGGGTTCGCTGCGGTCGGCGGGCCGTGGCTGGCCGCCCGGCTGCCGGCCCGCGCCGGGCTGTGGACGGTCACCGGGGGCGTGGTGGCGGCCGCCGCGGGTTCGACGTGGTCGCTGCTGCTGCTCGTCGCCACCCTCGTCGACGAGCTGCCCGGTTGGGAACGCGAGTCCGATCCCGAACCGGTCCCTGACGCCGTCGCCGTCGGGTGCGCCGCCGTGCTCGCCGTCCTGTGTTTGCGGGCCGCGACGGCCGTGCACCGGCGCCGACGCCTCTACCGGGAGGTGCGCGCCGCGTGCCCGGCCGGGCCCGGCGAACTGGTCGTCCTCGCCGACGACGAGCCCCGGGCGTTCGCGCTGCCGGGCGGGTCCGGCCGGATCGTGGTCAGTGCGGGGATGCTGCGCGCCCTCACGCCGCCGCAGCGCCGGGTCCTGCTGGCGCACGAACGCGCCCACCTGCACGGCCGGCACCACCTGCTCCTCGGCGCCGCCGACCTGTCCGTGGCGCTCAATCCCCTGCTGCTGGCGGCTCGGCACGCTGTGGCGTTCTGCTGTGAGCGGGCGGCGGACGAGTCCGCGGCCGCCGAGGTCGGCGATCGCGCACTGACCGCGCGGGCCCTGGCCGTCGCCGCGCTCGCCGGGGCCGGCCGGCCGCACGACCTCGGCTTCGGCGACCACGCGGTCCTGCGCCGGGTGACGGCCCTGCGGTCGGCCCCGCCGCCGGGGCGACCGGTCCTGGTGCTCGCCGCGGCGGCGGTGTGCCTGGCCGTCGCGGGGGTGGAGTTCGACGCGACAGTCGACTTCGCCCGCCTGCTGGCCACCCTGCTCTCCGGCTGA
- a CDS encoding BlaI/MecI/CopY family transcriptional regulator has protein sequence MTTSGPHRPERGQPRRAAGELESEALGALWAAAGPLTPAEVQAALGDGLAYNTVHTILTRLMDKGLVERITGDGRSRYSPVKDATQLAAERMRAALTTGGDRAGVLQHFVTSLSPEEETALRAALDRTDPTS, from the coding sequence ATGACCACGAGCGGACCCCACCGCCCCGAGCGCGGCCAGCCCCGGCGCGCGGCCGGCGAGCTGGAGAGCGAGGCCCTGGGTGCGCTGTGGGCCGCGGCCGGACCGCTCACCCCCGCCGAGGTGCAGGCGGCGCTCGGCGACGGGCTCGCCTACAACACCGTGCACACGATCCTGACCCGCCTCATGGACAAGGGCCTGGTCGAGCGGATCACCGGCGACGGCCGCAGCCGCTACTCCCCCGTGAAGGACGCGACCCAACTGGCCGCCGAACGGATGCGCGCCGCCCTGACCACCGGGGGCGACCGCGCCGGGGTGCTCCAGCACTTCGTCACGTCGCTCAGCCCGGAGGAGGAGACGGCGCTGCGCGCCGCCCTCGACCGGACCGACCCCACCAGCTAG
- a CDS encoding SigE family RNA polymerase sigma factor yields the protein MTFEEFAAARLSVLLRFATVLAGERALAEDVVQEVLVRAHARWRRIGTLEQPEMYVRRMITNEYLSWRRRWARIIPVGSVGLPVSDAPDHATTHADQDALRTELAGLPKRQRAVLVLRYYEGLSDTEIAGVLDCSPGTVRGYASRALATLRVASYSDALKETR from the coding sequence ATGACGTTCGAGGAGTTCGCGGCGGCGCGGCTGTCGGTCCTATTGCGTTTCGCGACCGTGCTCGCGGGAGAGCGTGCGCTCGCGGAGGACGTGGTGCAGGAGGTCCTCGTGCGCGCGCACGCCCGCTGGCGGCGGATCGGGACGTTGGAGCAGCCCGAGATGTACGTCCGCCGCATGATCACGAACGAGTACCTGTCCTGGCGGAGACGCTGGGCCCGGATCATCCCGGTCGGCTCCGTCGGACTGCCGGTATCCGACGCGCCCGACCACGCGACCACGCACGCCGACCAGGACGCGCTGCGCACCGAGCTGGCCGGCCTGCCCAAGCGGCAACGGGCCGTGCTGGTGCTGCGCTACTACGAGGGCCTGTCCGACACCGAGATCGCCGGCGTTCTCGACTGCAGCCCCGGCACCGTGCGCGGCTACGCCTCCCGCGCCCTGGCAACCCTGCGTGTGGCGTCCTACAGCGACGCACTGAAGGAGACGCGATGA
- a CDS encoding Ig domain-containing protein produces MNRSAPVSRWTRRVGVAALSGLALVIGGLAGPGSVASADPLQISPRHGVMPTIEAKARMDAYRAQHPSINAANDLNYGGGIGGIGVTTGPPKVYLVFWGSGWGTSSTNASGDLTFSNDAQGGAPKIQEMFKGLGTNNELWSGVMTYYCEGVATGAQTCPATGVPHVGYPTGGAFAGVWYDNKTVANTTNDNAIAVEAIAAAGHFGNTTAAQQRNSQYVILSPTGTHPGGWSSSAGWCAWHDWNGDTTLNGGAATSPYGDLAFTNMPYVMDLGTSCGKNFVNAGTAGNLDGYTMVEGHEYSETITDQFPAGGWTSSDGQENADKCAWKAPGTTGGAGNLVTATGSYAEQGSWGNDTNGCQFTHPIVGGGGPSPVTVTNPGTQSTVQGTAASLTLGASGGTAPYTWTATGLPAGLSISSGGVISGTPSTVGSYSVTATATDSASPHASGSATFTWNVTTPGSCGSPGQKILNPGFESGSASWTATAGVIGANTGNGAPRTGTQSAWLNGYGSAHTDTLSQSVALPAGCASYTYSFYVHITTAETTTSVQYDKLTVQVGSTTLATYSNLDKSTGYVLRSFNLAAYAGTTVTLKFTGVEDSSLQTSFVIDDTALNVS; encoded by the coding sequence ATGAACCGTTCTGCCCCAGTGTCGCGGTGGACGCGACGTGTCGGCGTGGCCGCGCTGTCGGGCCTCGCTCTCGTGATCGGCGGCCTCGCAGGCCCCGGCTCGGTCGCCTCGGCCGACCCCCTCCAGATCTCCCCCCGGCACGGCGTCATGCCGACCATCGAGGCCAAGGCCCGGATGGACGCCTACCGGGCCCAGCACCCGAGCATCAACGCCGCCAACGACCTCAACTACGGCGGCGGCATCGGCGGCATCGGCGTCACCACCGGCCCGCCGAAGGTCTACCTGGTCTTCTGGGGCTCCGGTTGGGGCACCTCCAGCACCAACGCCAGCGGCGACCTGACGTTCAGCAACGACGCGCAGGGCGGCGCGCCGAAGATCCAGGAGATGTTCAAGGGCCTCGGCACGAACAACGAGCTGTGGTCCGGCGTCATGACCTACTACTGCGAGGGCGTGGCCACCGGCGCGCAGACCTGCCCGGCCACCGGCGTCCCGCACGTCGGCTACCCGACGGGCGGCGCGTTCGCCGGGGTCTGGTATGACAACAAGACCGTCGCCAACACCACCAACGACAACGCGATCGCAGTCGAGGCCATCGCCGCCGCCGGGCACTTCGGCAACACGACGGCCGCGCAGCAGCGCAACTCCCAGTACGTGATCCTGTCGCCGACCGGCACCCACCCGGGCGGCTGGAGCTCCTCGGCCGGCTGGTGCGCGTGGCACGACTGGAACGGCGACACCACCCTCAACGGCGGCGCGGCGACCTCGCCGTACGGCGACCTGGCGTTCACGAACATGCCGTACGTGATGGACCTCGGTACCAGCTGCGGCAAGAACTTCGTCAACGCGGGCACCGCCGGCAACCTCGACGGCTACACGATGGTGGAGGGCCACGAGTACTCCGAGACCATCACCGACCAGTTCCCGGCCGGCGGCTGGACCTCCTCGGACGGCCAGGAGAACGCCGACAAGTGCGCGTGGAAGGCGCCCGGCACCACCGGCGGCGCGGGCAACCTGGTGACCGCGACGGGCTCGTACGCCGAGCAGGGCTCCTGGGGCAACGACACCAACGGCTGCCAGTTCACCCACCCGATCGTCGGCGGGGGCGGACCCAGTCCGGTCACGGTGACCAACCCGGGCACCCAGTCCACGGTGCAGGGCACGGCGGCCAGTCTGACGCTGGGCGCGTCGGGCGGCACCGCGCCGTACACGTGGACGGCCACCGGTCTGCCGGCCGGCCTGTCCATCTCCTCGGGCGGCGTGATCAGCGGCACCCCGAGTACTGTCGGCAGCTACTCCGTCACGGCCACGGCCACGGACAGCGCGTCCCCGCACGCCAGCGGCAGCGCCACGTTCACCTGGAACGTCACCACCCCGGGCAGTTGCGGCAGCCCCGGTCAGAAGATCCTCAACCCGGGCTTCGAGTCCGGCTCCGCGTCGTGGACCGCCACGGCCGGCGTCATCGGGGCCAACACCGGTAACGGCGCGCCGCGCACCGGGACCCAGAGCGCCTGGCTCAACGGGTACGGCAGCGCCCACACCGACACCCTGTCGCAGTCGGTGGCGCTGCCCGCCGGGTGCGCCAGCTACACCTACTCCTTCTACGTGCACATCACCACGGCGGAGACTACGACGTCCGTCCAGTACGACAAGCTCACCGTGCAGGTCGGCTCGACCACCCTGGCCACCTACTCCAACCTCGACAAGAGCACCGGCTACGTCCTGAGGTCCTTCAACCTGGCCGCGTACGCCGGCACGACCGTGACGTTGAAGTTCACCGGCGTGGAGGACTCCTCGCTGCAGACGTCGTTCGTCATCGACGACACGGCGCTGAACGTCTCCTGA